acaaacaacaaatggtGAGTAAAACATTGGCGACAACTGTTGCAGTGTAAATTATAATCGACTGCTGTCCACAGGTTATGGCGACGTCAGAGGCTACGACGCCACAGCCAAAGGAGCCAACGTTTCACTTAACATATCGTTTTGCACTGTTCTTTATTGCCGGCAGTCTAGCTGCATTTGCCTTTCACGCGTTCACCTCGAATAGCTCCCCATGGCGGCAATTGCATCATCTTCCCGCAGCGCATTATTTACAGACACGCGACGAGTTTGCCGTGTATTCGGTGGATGAGCTGAATGCATTCAAAGAGTTCTACGACAAAAGCATCAGTGACAGTGTTGGTGCCAGTTTCTCGGAAGCAGAACAAACCAATATCAAAGAGGCTATGGGTGCACTGCGTCTTGCCCAAGAAATGTACAGGTCGGGTAAGGATGACAAGGCTTTGCGGCTCTTTGAGCACGCTCTCGCCCTGGCGCCCAAACATCCCGAGGTGCTGTTGCGCTACGGCGAATTCCTGGAGCACAATCAACGCAACATTGTGCTGGCGGATCAATACTATTTCCAAGCGCTTAGCATTAGCCCCAGCAACACAGAGGCTTTGGCCAATCGTCAACGCACTGCCGACGTCGTTCAATCGCTGGACGAGCGTCGTCTGCTCTCATTGGATGAGAAACGTGATGCGTTGTCCGGCATCCATGAAACCAATGCGGCGCTACGTCGCGCCAAGAAAGAGGCATACTTCCAGCACATCTACCACTCAGTGGGTATCGAGGGAAACACCATGACGCTGGCCCAGACGCGGTCAGTACTGGAAACTCGCATGGCTGTCGATGGCAAGTCCATCGATGAACACAACGAAATTCTGGGCATGGATCTGGCCATGAAGTACATTAATGCCAGCCTCGTACAGAAGTAAGTGATAAATTATAAGTATAAGGACATTGTAAATCCATGTCcatctgtctttctgtctgtccgttcatTTAAACATGTATATCTCAGAGAGTATAAACGCTAGAGACACCAAACTTAGTGACAATTGTCGTGTAGGTTCTAATTTTGCTTATACTTAACTGAAAATTAATTGCAGATTGGAAATTACGCTGAAGGACATTCTGGAGCTACATCGCCGTGTACTGGGCCACGTTGATCCCATCGAAGGCGGTGAGTTTCGTCGCAATCAAGTCTATGTGGGTGGCCATGTGCCACCTGGTCCAGGAGATTTGGCGCTGCTTATGCAACGCTTCGAGCGTTGGCTTAACTCGGAGCACAGCAATTCGTTGCATCCAGTCAggtgaatattttaattatttttaacttttgtataaaaaaaattgacgAAATTCTGTTTctaaagaatttatttgaaGTTTACGAActtatattttccatttaattaatttgttgtataaTTTGATGAATTTTATCaccattatttttatttaaaaaaagagaacatttaataatacaaatttttttattttgtttggtaaaatataaatgtaacgAGTATATGGCAAATACGGCCAACCTTAAAACTTTTGTTATTATCGCCTTCCAAAAGGATCATTGcccttaaataaaaaaaatactaatcaTTTAAGAGTTAAATTAtctcataattatttttttttatttgaaaaataatgaGAATGCATCAAATTTCGTTCAAATTAATCATTGAcgaaaaactataaaatttaaaaaaatattttaacatttaacgACATCTTTTTCATTCCTCAGCTATGCTGCTCTTGCCCACTATAAACTGGTGCACATCCACCCCTTCATCGATGGGAATGGACGGACCTCTCGTCTCCTTATGAACACGCTGCTCATGCGCGCAGGTTACCCGCCCGTCATCATTCCcaagcagcagcgcagcaaaTACTATCATTTCCTTAAGCTGGCCAACGAGGGCGACATTCGACCCTTCGTGCGTTTCATAGCCGATTGCACAGAGAAGACGCTGGACTTGTATTTGTGGGCAACCAGTGATCTGCCCCAGCAAATACCCATGCTCATCCAAGCGGAAAGCGATAGCGGGGAAATAGCCAAGCTGCAATCGTACAGCACCGTCTATGAGACGGCCACAGATTCAGGGTTAAGTTCAGATCCTGGGTCTGGTTCAGGATCAGATTCTGGTTCTGGTTCCAGTGGCAACGGAACTCCCTGACACTGCTCCAGTAATTGGTTGCTCAAGCTAGTTAGccaattgtattttgtatattatgtGTGCTAGTTTCAATTCTGtgtatatttcttatttattcaACAACAAATCCGTTTGTCAGACTGTGATCGTATTTAAGTTAAAAGAATTaaccaaaaaccaacaacaacaaaatgttctCTTGAGAACATCATAACGTAACGCACAAAgaactatatatgtacatatgtatgtactataatAATAGGTGAAATGTAAcaaaaattaacgaattaTTCGGAACctttttcaaaaattgtttctGTACATAACTACACTAAATGTAGTGCAAGCGATTTGAACCGAACTATCAATATTTAAGTgaagtgcaaaaaataaataaacaaaaagtaacAAACTACagaataaatactatatattattacaatcTATACCCGCAAGGAACCTCAGGAGTGAATCATTATCTTGCAGCttatatttcaaaagtaaTTAGAAAATCGGAACTAATACATTTTTGATCAAATGCGTTTAACCCATAGCTCGGAAATAACAATTAACCAATTCATGCGGTCTTAAAATAAGTGTTCGCCACTGAGACTTTGAGCAAAAAGTCTGACTGAATTACTCGATTACAAACTTTGCTCGCGGTCAGACGGAGAAcagttttttctgttttcgtttGGTCGGCTCTTTGATACAATAACACATGCTACAATTATTGTATCATGACCGAAACGGTATAGGGTagtagggtattataactttgtgccgacaggaaatgtatgtaacagttagaaggaggcatctccgaccctataaagtatatatattgttgatcagcgtcaacagccgagacgatctagccatgtccgtctgtccgtccgtccgtatgaaacactggatctcagagactataattgatagagctataatttcttttttgcacgtagatcaagtttatttcaaatttttgccacgcctacttccgccccccgcaaatcaaaaaaaaaaacgaataacaagcgtaattttaaagctagctgcgaatttttgtgtatacaataatatctatagtatttatacttaagtcctgaaaatttgatttcgatcagataaaaattgtggaaggtattaaagaaaaaaataggcaaaaacgcctacttactgggggtctgagttgctttatccgacaatttggtatattgtgccgtctatggtatattttgaatgtggtactatattgatataccaaatatatcatttggtatatctttagtatttttggtatttttaaaaataatactgcaatattttgtttttattcaaaatgtctagcgggtatctcacagtcgagtgtgttcgactaaCTTGTTTCGGTTGTTCTCGTGAACAGAGCGTAAGGAAATAAACGGTTAACAGTTATTTGCTATGGTTTAACCTATTTAATTGTGATTTCATAGCTGACATTTACTTCTTGAGATTCgtttataacaaaatatttaatcacAAATAACCAATGCAATTCTTTCCCAAGAGAGAATTTCcagaatttttaaataaataataagctaTTTTGCATATCTAAAATCATTATTCTTCAAGTGCTGCAATGGAGTGGACGTGGATAGCTTTCACACTTTTAAGTTtcgcaattttcaattgtcaCTGCTATTCGGGACAAAGTGAACTCCAAAGAAGGTATTTCAATAATAGGAATAAACTGTGATCTTTACTGTATAGTATTTAATGCAGATTGATCGACGAACTTCATGAGTTTGATAACCTGACGTGGCAGTACATTGAGGAATATGAACACGATCTTAGCACCCTGAAAGTGGCTAATATCCTGCAAGAATTAATTGATCGCAATATTACTGGCCATTTGCCATATTTACGTTCCTGTCCCGATCGCCAAGGCATCTTTAAGATCAAAGTTAATGCATTGGAGCCGTTTTCGGTGCTGTGTGATGCAAAAATAGCTGGCCCAGGTTGGATTGTAATTTTGAAACGTTTCGATGGCTCAATAAATTTCTTCCGCAATTGGAAGCATTACCAACAAGGATTTGGAGATTTATCAAGTGAATTCTTCATAGGGTTAGAGAAGTTGCATGCTATAACCTATGCGAAAAATCACGAGCTTTATGTACACCTCGAAGACTTTGATGGCAACACACGATATGCTCGCTATGACCAATTTGTAATAGGAAACGAAAATTCCTATTATAAATTGGAAATGCTGGGGAAATACACAGGAGATGCAGGTGATGGATTGCGCAATAATCAGAATATGAGGTTTTATACATTCGATAAAGACAATCAATACCAATGTGCTCAAAATCGAATAAATGCCGGATGGTTTGACCACTGTACCCTGGATGAGTACGTAACATTCATGATCGATAGCAATTtagtaaaataattttgttattatttcagaaatatttttggaatcTATTTAGAAGGATATTTTAAagaagttttaaaatataaggGCATTCGATGGGATACTTGGCATGGTAACGCCTACTCTCTTAAGTCAGTGCAGATGATGATAAGACCCAAGTGCGCCTGCTCCTGAATTACATtacaattaaaagttaatatattgaagtttttgtaaatacaacaagagttttattaatttacttagCAAAGCTGGAAATATGTTTGTGATCTATGATCAACGCAAATATTGCTCACAATGTATATCACGCATTAATACGAAGCTGTTTAAAGTACACGTCAAAAATGAAAGATCATATGTAAGTGTGGATATTTAAAAGGCACTCGGCTAATAAAACTTAATTGACTAATAAGAGATATAAGACTTTTGTTTCTTGTGCTGTGCCTTTTGTGCTCTTTATCATCTTACAACTTGGCGCGTTGCAGATAATTCTTATAGGTGACATCACGCCACCAATAGGGACGCTCATAGACACCAGGAGTGGACACAATGGTGCGCTGCAAATGCTGATAGACCtatataacaaaaagaaagaccATTAGATAATAACAAGTACTTTTGtgattaaaaattatttacatttccaTCGCTCATGCCCAGGGGAGAGTTAAGAATAAAATCGGTCGGTGCAATGGCATCGATGAGGCCAATCGCTTCATTCTTGAGCACCGGCAGCTGCTCCAGAATGCCCGCCTGATAGAGTTCAATGTGGGAGCTATTACGGAAATAGCCGCCCTGATAGAACAACGATGAGTATTTCGTAATCAAGTTGGCGCCGTAGAAGGACAGCACCTTCAGCAGAACCTGCTGCTCAGCTGAAGCCGGCAATGCGGTCACAAATTTGTAGAAGACATAGTAAGTGGTGCGCTGCATAAAGAGATTGAATTAGTTTTCAATGCGGCGACAGGTGAACAAACAAGAAACTCACCTCAGCATAGATGATTGATAACTTTTGTGCGGCAAAGACCTGCAGATTGTTGCGTGTCTCGAAGGCATCCTTGCCGGCAAATTGCAACTGCTCGAAACGCTTCACAGTTGCATCCAGTTGCCAGGCGGTGAGCCAATTCAAAGCTTTCAACAAATCTAAAATTGTAAAGAGATTGTTGTAATAATGTGAATATAATAACTGTAATAACTTCATACTATGCACATCCAGAGCTTCAGCAACATTCCGCTCCTGAGCTTGTGTCTGCAACACAACATTCATAGCGCCAAGGAACGAGACAGTCTCGAGGGGCGAGGCATCCACAAAGTTGGCATTGTTGCGACGCAAATTCACAAGCCAATTGGAAGCCTGCTGAATGAGCGTATTATTCTCGCCCTCATAAGTGCAATTGGCATCGTTGTCGTTCCTCAAGTCACCCAGACCCGTCGCCTTCAGATAACCATGTCCGCCGCAAGCTTCACGACACTCCTGGATGCCATCACGTGCCGCCCATGTGGTGTATGGCTTGAGGGCCGATGAAATGGCATGAATTTCCATGCCCAACTTCGATGTATCCTCACCGGTCATATTCTTAATGGTCATGTTCATGTTGGCATTGCCAATCCACATTGTTACCACACGCAGTGCCAATGCGGTGGTCAAGTGTGGCAGCAGACGATACTGTTGCGACTGATACTCCAGCACTGGCCACTCCAGCTTGCTGTCGTTGGGACCAAACTGACGTCGACTAGCCGAATAACGAGTGGCAATGGTGATAGCCTTGCTCAATGCCACATAGGTGATGGCAGTGATGTTAACACGTCCCGCGGACAGAGCACCGAGTGAGGCGCCAAGTCGTTTGCGCTCGTCCTTAATGGGGGAGTTGTAGTTGCCCTGGGGATCGATGTCGCCGGTCTTCGAGAGCAGATTGGCCCTTGGAATGCGATACTTATTGAACATGACAAAGCTGCAAGAAgattttagaaattataattactcctttgaaaaacaaaataatttgcttaGATATAAGTTGCATCTAAGCTAAGCAAACATATAATAAAGCGAGGCaggtaatttaaaataattttctaagACAGTTAAGTGAATTCTTTTATagaaagaaatacaaataacttaaaataaagaacaatATACTTAAGAGTTTCAAGAGTCAtctaatattatttcaaagcaaatcaaatatataatgtatcGCGACAAATTGTCGTTAGCTGAATCTTCTGACTGCATCGAGGAATAAATCTAAGCACTGTCTTTGAAGGTTTCAATATAAATGCTTAAGTGAATCCAATACTATATAGATGAATATGTACTTTACTGCCTCAATTCTTAactgcacattttttttaaattaagtaaataaacttaatttaaataaatgcattttgaagATAACTATCCGATTTGTTGTATTCAAAAAGGTAGTAAGGCGGTAggtttaataaaaattaaataaaacagctAAATGTTCAGAGTaaataaaagagaagaaaTTTGTATACTAACCCATTATCAATGCCATTAAGACCAATCTTCTCGCCCAAATCGCCCACAGTGACGCCAGGGAAGGCGATCAGAGTACGTTCATCGCGAATGGGGACCAGGAATGCGTTCAAGCCCTGATGCTTGTCATCGGGCACATACAGCTGGGCATAGACAATGGCATGGGTGCAAGTCTTGCCCAGATTGCCAACCCAGCACTTGGCGGCCTCAAAGTCGGGTGTGTGAATGATGAACTCCTGCGTCTTGTTGTCATACGTGGCAGTTGTGCGCATAcctaataaatacatataaaatgtGATATTAAAGATGTAAACtatattaaagaaatgcaCTTACCATTTGCATTGGTGCCGTGAGATATTTCGGTGAGGGCAAATGCACCCAGTATGCGATTATCGGCTATTTTGGCCACATACTTGCCCAGACGCTCGGTGCCATTGGAGACCAATGTGCTGGGAAACATGCCATTGGACAGCGAGAACTTGACGGAGAAACTAAAGTCATAGCTGAAGATGGCCTGGCTAAAAGCCAAGAGTAAATGAGGCGCTGTCAGAAACTGCAAGAAGCAAAAGAAGCCAAAAGTTAATCAGTTGAATGGATCAAATAAATGTTCAATTACCTGTTCGATTTCAAAGAACTTTTGTTCCCACAGCAAATGATGACGCTTGTTGGCCAATTCTCTGGTGCGTTCTAGGCTTGCTGCTTCCGGTTCACGCTGGAAATCTGGATGTTTTTCCATCCATTGCCAAACTTtgtgctgtttttgtttttgggtaaaataaatgcaaatttgattAGAAAATATTCTTTATCCTTGTCacatatttttgcaaatagtTTTGGAGATAAGCGATCCCGTAACACCTGCCTCAAAGTGAAGAGCTTTTACGATTCTTATCAGTTTAGCCCTGAACTAATCAAAATCTAATCAGTTATCAAATGTCAAAAATTCTAATTCCATATTGCAACCATTTAGCTGAGTTTGTTTGGCGGAAATATACCTCCAAATTTATTGATTCTTTATCAATTTATCAGGGTAGCTGCACTCTATCTTTGTGTTGATGAATTGCGTTCTTTGAATAACTTTCTAATTTATGAATCCTAATCTCTACACTATTCAAGTGAAGAGTTCTATACAGTCTTATAACCAAAAGCCGTAAGCTAATCGAAAACCATTTAGCAATGACATTTCAAAACTGTTCATTCAATATTgcagcaaattaataaactatattatgTGCTCGACGTGGGAGATActcattaaatatattcaaattcaattgttgaagttaaattaatttttttaaatcaaattatcaAAATCGCGAAGAACTATTTAGTTGTTATTCTTTCTTTGTTTGGAATACTCAATTACTTTTAAATAGCATTCTAATTTATTGGCGTAACTAAAGTTCGTTGACttgtttatttcttattttaagaatgaTCTTTTTTGAAATAGAATGAATTTATTGTGCATAGTCgagaatatgaatatttttttgactatcaattcattaattattaatgaaCCAATTAGTTAATAGTTGCTTTGTGTTGGCACAAATTTCTAATAGTCTGGAAATCTACCAATAACGagtataacaacaaataactaGTAGCTAAAGCAATGATTTAGCTAAACCGATTAGTCCCTAATAAATGATTGAGCTGTACATTGAACTTTGTACCGCGCTCAAAAGCTTTACAATTAATCGCAATTCTTATTAAATGTCCATACTCTAGTATTTCTATATGGTATATGAAAATGGTATCTACCTTAAGTCGTATGTGCTCTTCGCCCTCGAGCAGCACATTCAAGCGTTTGTAACAGAACGTCGCCTTATCGCGGTACTCGTCCAAAGGTCCACTGCGAAAGTCGGGAAAAATCCTCTTGTCATCGTAAATGTTTGTCACCTCGACATCCTCTTGATTCCTGTAATAATCCACAACGGAATTTAGTATACTGCTTAAACTtgatgcagctgcagcgaTATCGTCTTGTTGTTTATGCGCCATTGCATCGATTTaacagacaaacaacaactacatatTATTTTGAAGTCACTTTTCTGCAACATTAAATTACTCACTTGGCACCTCGAAATGCAAccatgtttgtttttgttttctcctTTGCTGTGGTGTGATGCGTTAACGGTCAGCGATTGACTTCAACTGTTTTCACATTTAATCGCGTTGAGCTATTTAGAATAGTTTTAGCCACGCAATTGCCGCTTATCCGTTTctcaataaaacaaaaacactgaAATAATTCTTCACTCCTGCGTTGCCAATGAAAGACCAAAGTTGCAAACCACTTAGCCACAACTGATAAGGCGTCTGATAAGATGTTTGCTTGGGCCAACTTGCAAAGTTAGATTAAATGTGTGCATGTTCTGTGACTAGGCCAGCAatagttgtttatttatttattttagcagccaaaacaaaaatcaattggCCTATGaatcagctgctgctgctgcttcgtgTAGTGTTGTACAGGGTCAACATACTGCTGTTTGTTGTATGGTCACTCTAATCGCGcgcaattcaaattatacaaaatactgtTGAGCTGAAATTTCTTAATCTTAATATAAAACACATTCATAAGTTCCCATGTAGATGTACTTCTGTATTTATTAGAGCTTACACAATTAGGTAACATGCACGGCATTTGCTTGgctatttaattaattcaaattctaTATATTGGTTGTCTCTATTActgattatcattatcatGCGCTTACACactattaatatttaacataaatgatttatttcttGCAGCATTAATTTCGTAATCTAAACAGAATTTTCTTGATATTGCACTTGTAATTCGATCTGTTTCTGTCTCTATATGCGtacgtatttttattttcaattttatttaaatcatttgaGTAGCCTAAAATGGGTTTATGCATTTTGTTAGTTTTAGATCCCGAATTAAACTAATTAGGTAACATGTAGTCATTGATTagatattttttgtaaatctcattgtttgttttgatttctagCATTGATTCTGGCATTGATTcgttacgtttttttttctgtcatatttttgttttgtgtgtttataaAAAGCCATATAAAATTAGCTGCGctacaaatattacaaatataatatgataatttagtataaatgtgtgtatatCATGATTAATATGTATCTGTATAAgctgctatatatatatatatatatatatatatattatgtatatacttGCTAAAATGGACTAATTGACGCCTTtaaatgaatgtgaatgttgcgtgatatttaaatataaattttctgATTACAACCGTATGTACTATTTACTTTATGCTTATATCTTTATGTATATATCTGCTGTATGCATTATTTCAAAGTcctattaaacaaatttcgtTACATTTTTGGCTTAATATGGTtacaatacatatattgaaaagaaaataacgaCAGAAGAAACGGCGAAACTGCGCTAATAAAAAAACGTATCTAAACTAaactcaattcaattaaactaaactaaatggaattaaattaaattgaactaaattaaattaaaggaGATTGCGAATTTTGTTTTACGACTTAAAAGAATATATCTGGCGTATCGAATAGATTCAAGCTCTTCTCCATTAGTGTTCCCGACAGTAGATCCAACTCAACGtgctcctcctcatcctcttTCTTCTGGCTATTGGCCGTGGTGTTTACGTTGTTGTCTCCGCCACTTTGGCCATTCTGCTCATATCATCGACTCTGGCATGAGCTGGCCGCTGATGAATTGGATGAGAATGCCGACTGCAGACTGGTCATTGATCCCTTGTAATTGACCGAACTGAGCACTTCGTAGAACAGATTCAATTGAGCGCCAGACGGGCTAAACCAATGCATCAGATAGCTGTCGTTGTGATGCATCACATGAGATCCCTGAACACTCTCCTTGTGACGACAGATGAGCGTGGGCTCCTCACGGAAATAGTTGACGCCTTCACTAAAGTCCTGAAGATCAAAGTATGAAACAGCAGCATCTGTAAAGTGAAAGGGagaattcaatattttgttgggATAAAGTTATTTAAAGGACTCACCATTCTTGTCGGGCAACTCTTGGGTGACGCGATATAGCGTAAAGTGCAAATCGTTGCGCATGACATCAAAGTCCCAGGTGAGCACACTTTTCGGATCTGAATTACGGATGAGCAACTCATGGGTGAAGCCAGGCTTTAGCTCCACGGTCTTGTACAGATTCCTATGATCATGCAGATGGGCGGCCGACAAACGTTT
This DNA window, taken from Drosophila nasuta strain 15112-1781.00 chromosome 2L, ASM2355853v1, whole genome shotgun sequence, encodes the following:
- the LOC132798742 gene encoding peroxisomal acyl-coenzyme A oxidase 3 isoform X1; the encoded protein is MAHKQQDDIAAAASSLSSILNSVVDYYRNQEDVEVTNIYDDKRIFPDFRSGPLDEYRDKATFCYKRLNVLLEGEEHIRLKHKVWQWMEKHPDFQREPEAASLERTRELANKRHHLLWEQKFFEIEQFLTAPHLLLAFSQAIFSYDFSFSVKFSLSNGMFPSTLVSNGTERLGKYVAKIADNRILGAFALTEISHGTNANGMRTTATYDNKTQEFIIHTPDFEAAKCWVGNLGKTCTHAIVYAQLYVPDDKHQGLNAFLVPIRDERTLIAFPGVTVGDLGEKIGLNGIDNGFVMFNKYRIPRANLLSKTGDIDPQGNYNSPIKDERKRLGASLGALSAGRVNITAITYVALSKAITIATRYSASRRQFGPNDSKLEWPVLEYQSQQYRLLPHLTTALALRVVTMWIGNANMNMTIKNMTGEDTSKLGMEIHAISSALKPYTTWAARDGIQECREACGGHGYLKATGLGDLRNDNDANCTYEGENNTLIQQASNWLVNLRRNNANFVDASPLETVSFLGAMNVVLQTQAQERNVAEALDVHNLLKALNWLTAWQLDATVKRFEQLQFAGKDAFETRNNLQVFAAQKLSIIYAERTTYYVFYKFVTALPASAEQQVLLKVLSFYGANLITKYSSLFYQGGYFRNSSHIELYQAGILEQLPVLKNEAIGLIDAIAPTDFILNSPLGMSDGNVYQHLQRTIVSTPGVYERPYWWRDVTYKNYLQRAKL
- the LOC132798745 gene encoding protein adenylyltransferase Fic, which translates into the protein MVMATSEATTPQPKEPTFHLTYRFALFFIAGSLAAFAFHAFTSNSSPWRQLHHLPAAHYLQTRDEFAVYSVDELNAFKEFYDKSISDSVGASFSEAEQTNIKEAMGALRLAQEMYRSGKDDKALRLFEHALALAPKHPEVLLRYGEFLEHNQRNIVLADQYYFQALSISPSNTEALANRQRTADVVQSLDERRLLSLDEKRDALSGIHETNAALRRAKKEAYFQHIYHSVGIEGNTMTLAQTRSVLETRMAVDGKSIDEHNEILGMDLAMKYINASLVQKLEITLKDILELHRRVLGHVDPIEGGEFRRNQVYVGGHVPPGPGDLALLMQRFERWLNSEHSNSLHPVSYAALAHYKLVHIHPFIDGNGRTSRLLMNTLLMRAGYPPVIIPKQQRSKYYHFLKLANEGDIRPFVRFIADCTEKTLDLYLWATSDLPQQIPMLIQAESDSGEIAKLQSYSTVYETATDSGLSSDPGSGSGSDSGSGSSGNGTP
- the LOC132798748 gene encoding angiopoietin-related protein 7-like, producing the protein MEWTWIAFTLLSFAIFNCHCYSGQSELQRRLIDELHEFDNLTWQYIEEYEHDLSTLKVANILQELIDRNITGHLPYLRSCPDRQGIFKIKVNALEPFSVLCDAKIAGPGWIVILKRFDGSINFFRNWKHYQQGFGDLSSEFFIGLEKLHAITYAKNHELYVHLEDFDGNTRYARYDQFVIGNENSYYKLEMLGKYTGDAGDGLRNNQNMRFYTFDKDNQYQCAQNRINAGWFDHCTLDENIFGIYLEGYFKEVLKYKGIRWDTWHGNAYSLKSVQMMIRPKCACS
- the LOC132798742 gene encoding peroxisomal acyl-coenzyme A oxidase 3 isoform X2; translation: MVAFRGAKNQEDVEVTNIYDDKRIFPDFRSGPLDEYRDKATFCYKRLNVLLEGEEHIRLKHKVWQWMEKHPDFQREPEAASLERTRELANKRHHLLWEQKFFEIEQFLTAPHLLLAFSQAIFSYDFSFSVKFSLSNGMFPSTLVSNGTERLGKYVAKIADNRILGAFALTEISHGTNANGMRTTATYDNKTQEFIIHTPDFEAAKCWVGNLGKTCTHAIVYAQLYVPDDKHQGLNAFLVPIRDERTLIAFPGVTVGDLGEKIGLNGIDNGFVMFNKYRIPRANLLSKTGDIDPQGNYNSPIKDERKRLGASLGALSAGRVNITAITYVALSKAITIATRYSASRRQFGPNDSKLEWPVLEYQSQQYRLLPHLTTALALRVVTMWIGNANMNMTIKNMTGEDTSKLGMEIHAISSALKPYTTWAARDGIQECREACGGHGYLKATGLGDLRNDNDANCTYEGENNTLIQQASNWLVNLRRNNANFVDASPLETVSFLGAMNVVLQTQAQERNVAEALDVHNLLKALNWLTAWQLDATVKRFEQLQFAGKDAFETRNNLQVFAAQKLSIIYAERTTYYVFYKFVTALPASAEQQVLLKVLSFYGANLITKYSSLFYQGGYFRNSSHIELYQAGILEQLPVLKNEAIGLIDAIAPTDFILNSPLGMSDGNVYQHLQRTIVSTPGVYERPYWWRDVTYKNYLQRAKL